A single window of Methanoregula sp. DNA harbors:
- a CDS encoding threonine--tRNA ligase — protein MRLLLIHSDYIEYEAKKKTKMAEEDAVLSDSVKEALTVFCAVESVDEDDPEGVVMQAVAEIDKVADQVHVDNIVIYPYAHLSSDLASPDFAVQVLKSLKTELEAEGFTVKRAPFGWYKSFKLSCKGHPLSELSKTIVPGEEGAVKKDKKEVTHDWFVLTPDGKQHDYREFLDDSPFGCLVKKELGVAVPTGGEPAHVGLMRAKELVDYEPASDVGCLRWMPKGKLVRDLLADYVLRMVLEYGGTPVETPVMYDLGDRAIYEHAEKFGERQYRFKSNNRNMMLRFAACFGMFSIMRDMHISPNTLPMKMYELSTYSFRHEQKGEVIGLKRLRAFTMPDMHSLCTDMPEALQCFEEQLAMGWQTGKDFETKLVAAFRCTKDFYAEHEAWVKKIVKESDCPMLIEILSDRVHYWIAKIDLAAIDGQMRPIENPTVQIDVESSTRFNIKYHKEDGTVVHPPILHCSPTGSVERVICAILENISTQKVPALPTWLSPVQVRVVPVAERHGAFAEEICNAINAAQIRCDIDDRDESVGKKVREAGMDWVPYVVVVGDEEAASRKLTVTVRKKSQPNKPFKEQMSTDTLVAAVRKDTEGMPFRPLYTPKKLSKKARYI, from the coding sequence ATGCGACTTCTTCTGATCCATTCAGATTACATAGAATACGAAGCCAAGAAAAAAACCAAAATGGCCGAGGAGGATGCGGTGCTTTCCGACTCCGTAAAGGAAGCCCTGACCGTGTTCTGCGCAGTGGAATCGGTTGACGAGGACGACCCTGAGGGCGTCGTGATGCAGGCCGTTGCCGAGATCGACAAGGTTGCCGACCAGGTACATGTGGACAATATCGTGATCTACCCCTATGCCCACCTCAGCAGCGACCTTGCATCACCGGATTTTGCCGTGCAGGTGCTGAAGTCCCTCAAAACCGAGCTCGAGGCCGAGGGCTTCACCGTGAAGCGTGCACCGTTCGGCTGGTACAAGTCTTTTAAGCTCTCGTGCAAAGGCCACCCGCTTTCCGAACTCTCAAAAACAATTGTGCCCGGAGAAGAGGGAGCGGTTAAGAAGGATAAGAAAGAAGTCACCCACGACTGGTTCGTCCTCACCCCGGACGGAAAGCAGCATGATTACAGGGAATTTCTCGATGACTCGCCCTTCGGCTGCCTTGTGAAAAAGGAACTTGGCGTCGCGGTTCCGACCGGGGGAGAGCCCGCCCATGTCGGCCTGATGCGGGCCAAGGAACTCGTCGATTATGAACCGGCAAGCGATGTGGGCTGCCTGCGCTGGATGCCCAAGGGCAAACTGGTCCGTGACCTGCTTGCCGATTACGTGCTCCGGATGGTGCTTGAGTACGGCGGCACGCCCGTCGAGACGCCGGTCATGTATGACCTCGGCGACCGGGCGATCTATGAGCATGCAGAAAAATTCGGCGAGCGCCAGTACCGGTTCAAGTCCAACAACCGGAACATGATGCTCAGGTTCGCCGCATGCTTTGGAATGTTCTCCATCATGCGGGACATGCACATCTCGCCCAACACCCTGCCCATGAAGATGTACGAGCTCTCCACGTACTCGTTCCGGCACGAGCAGAAAGGGGAAGTGATCGGGTTAAAACGCCTCCGTGCGTTCACGATGCCCGACATGCACTCGCTATGCACGGACATGCCAGAAGCCTTACAATGCTTTGAAGAACAGCTCGCGATGGGCTGGCAGACGGGAAAAGACTTCGAGACAAAACTTGTCGCAGCGTTCCGGTGCACCAAAGATTTCTACGCGGAGCACGAGGCATGGGTGAAGAAGATTGTGAAAGAATCGGACTGCCCTATGCTTATTGAGATCCTTTCCGACAGGGTACATTACTGGATCGCAAAGATTGACCTCGCAGCAATCGACGGCCAGATGCGCCCGATCGAGAACCCGACCGTCCAGATCGATGTAGAGAGCTCGACACGGTTCAACATAAAATACCACAAGGAGGACGGCACGGTCGTCCACCCGCCGATCCTCCATTGTTCCCCGACGGGGAGTGTCGAACGCGTAATCTGCGCCATTCTCGAAAATATCTCTACTCAAAAAGTCCCTGCACTCCCGACATGGCTCTCACCGGTGCAGGTCCGGGTCGTGCCCGTCGCAGAGCGCCACGGTGCATTTGCAGAAGAAATATGCAACGCAATCAATGCGGCACAGATCCGTTGTGATATAGATGACCGGGACGAGAGCGTTGGCAAGAAAGTCCGCGAGGCCGGCATGGACTGGGTCCCCTACGTGGTTGTCGTGGGAGACGAGGAAGCCGCAAGCAGGAAACTCACCGTCACGGTCCGAAAGAAATCACAGCCCAACAAACCCTTCAAGGAACAGATGAGTACCGATACACTGGTTGCGGCAGTCAGAAAAGATACTGAAGGCATGCCGTTCCGCCCGCTCTATACTCCAAAGAAGTTGTCGAAGAAGGCACGGTATATCTGA
- the dcd gene encoding dCTP deaminase, whose protein sequence is MILVDWQIRDRIERGFISIEPFDPSLIQPNSIDIRLGSHFVWYANGDTVIDPYNSETVGCGVEEMTADSFVIRPGAFVLARTMETIGLPDNIVATIEGKSSIARLGVTLHQTGGWIDAGFRGTITLEMCNVNTRPVKVHAGMPIGQLVFYTTERAERPYNKKGDAKYLDQRQATLSRYHKNRKKPDKKSQ, encoded by the coding sequence ATGATTCTTGTGGACTGGCAGATCCGCGACCGGATCGAGCGGGGCTTTATTTCTATCGAACCGTTCGACCCGTCGCTCATCCAGCCGAACTCGATTGACATCCGGCTTGGCAGCCATTTTGTCTGGTATGCAAACGGCGATACCGTCATCGACCCGTACAACAGCGAGACAGTTGGTTGTGGTGTCGAAGAGATGACGGCTGACTCCTTTGTGATCCGGCCCGGCGCGTTCGTTCTTGCCCGGACCATGGAAACGATCGGGCTTCCCGACAATATCGTTGCCACCATTGAAGGCAAGTCCAGCATCGCCCGGCTCGGCGTCACCCTCCACCAGACAGGTGGCTGGATCGATGCCGGGTTCCGGGGCACGATCACGCTGGAGATGTGCAACGTGAACACGCGCCCGGTGAAAGTCCATGCAGGGATGCCGATCGGACAACTGGTATTCTACACCACCGAGCGGGCGGAGCGCCCGTATAATAAAAAAGGTGATGCAAAGTATCTCGACCAGCGGCAGGCGACACTGTCGCGGTACCATAAGAACAGGAAAAAACCGGACAAAAAAAGCCAGTGA